In Deinococcus psychrotolerans, the genomic window AGGGCGCTGACGCCAGGAAACGGCAAGCGGGTGCGGGCGTTGCCGGTCAGCACCGTGCCGAGCATCTGCGGCAAGCTGGTCACGTCCGATTTCAGCACGGTGTCGTCTAGGTCGCTGATGACGGCAAAACGCGGCGAAGCGATGACCCGCAGCGGCGCAAAGATGGTTTTGCTGCGGCCCTCGATGTAGAGCGAGGCCTCCAGCCAGCCTTCTTTTTGAACGCTGTCGGCCATTTGGTCAGGCCGATCCCAAGTCAGGGTAAAAAACCCGTCGGTGTCCGACACGGCGCTGACGGTATGGCCCTCTAAGACGCCGTGAACCGTCACACCGCCGACTTCGCGTGACAAAAGACGCCGCACGATACTCAAAAAATTGCGCCACCTCGGATCACCTCGCCTCGGCGGATGCACCGTGCGCGGCAGCAAGACCCGCCCAGTCAGTTCGAGGTGCTGCGGCGTGCCCCAGCCGGTGTACGGCGTGATGATGATGTCGCCCCTGCGGCGGCGCGGCTGAATAAACGCCGAAAAACGGGCGTCCACGACGGCCACCAGCCGCTCGAAAGCGGGTTGGAGGCGGCGGCCCAGTTGCTTGAGGCTGAGCTGCTGGGCCACAACCTGCCGCAGCCCGGTGAACAGGCGCTTGACGAGTTGCCTTAGCTGCTGGCGGGGGCCGAGTACGGGCACTGAACTTGCCACTTGATTTGCTGGAGGCTGGCTGGAGCTGGGCTGATTCATCGGCTGACCTCGGCAAATCTCATGTAAGCCAGTCTAGAGAGTTGCGGGAACTGCACTGTACGGCGGCTTAGCAATGCAAACTCCTCAGCGGTAACGCTTGGAGCGCATCAGCGCCGTGACGCTGTCCACCACACTGGGGGCGATTTGCTCAAGTAGGGCGGGCAAGCGGTACCACCTCGGCACCAGCACTTCGCGTTTGGGCCGCTCCAGCACGTCGGCAATGGCCCTCGCCACGATCTCCGGCCCCGGCATAGGAATGCTCGCGCCCGCCGTCAGCTCGGTTTTGATAAATCCCGGCGACACCAAGCTGACATTCACGCCGCTGCCGAGCAGTTCGCGCCGCAGGGCCAGCGAAAAGCCGCGCAGACCGAACTTGCTGGCGCTGTAAATGCCCTGAAACGCGACAATGCCCGCCACCGAAGCCACGTTGACAATCTGGCCGTGCCTGCGGGCCCGCATGGCGGGGAGCACCAAACGGGTCAACTCAATCGGCGCTTCCAAATTGGTTTTCAGCACCCGCACCGGGTCGGGATCGTCCCACCACATACCCCGGGCGATGCTGATTCCGGCGTTGTTGATCAGAGCGTCTATTCGGCCAAACTGCCGCAGCGCTTCTGCGACCAGGTGCCTGCGGTCGCCGTCCTCGGTCACGTCAGCCTGCACGGTGATGATCCGTTCACCGCTGGAATCGAGTTCGCTGCGGAGGGCTTCCAGCGCTTCCAGTCGGCGGGCGGCCAGCACCAGCGCGTAGCCCCGGCGCGAAAGTTCACGGGCAGTGGCCGCGCCGATGCCGCTGGAAGCGCCGGTCAGCACAGCCACCGGGCGCGGATTGGGGCGGGAAATGGACATGCTTGAGGGTAAAGGATCACGGGCGGGCGGGGGGCGAACGCTAAAGCACGCTAAAGGTAAAGCCCTGTTCAGCCGCTCATCAGTTTGGGCCTTCAGACTGAGAAGATGACCCGCTCCTTGCCTGCTCTCCTGCTGCTTTCCTGCACCCTGTTGCCGTTCGCGGCGGCCCAAGTTCAAGTGAGTCAAGCCCAAGTGGCTCAGGCCAAGGTTCCCGCCGCGCCGATCAGCCAGCCCGCGCCCAAACCGATTATCAGTCCGGTTCCGAAACCATCACCCGCACCCAAGCCAGCCACACCAGCGATCAAACCCGCTTTGCCGGAACTGGCCCCGCTGCCCGCCGTGCCCAAAGCTGCCGCGCCGCTCGTGCCCTTTTCTGCTGCCCTCACGCCTACCGCTACGCCGCTGCCCCTCGCCAAATTACCCACCGACCCCCTATACCCTCAGCAGTGGAACCTGAACGCCATCAACATGGCAGCGGGCTGGGCGGTTACGGGCGGGCAGGCCATCACGGTGGCGGTACTGGACACCGGCTACATCAATGACCCCGAACTCGCGGGCCGCCTCGTCAACGGGTACGACTTCGTCTCGGACGCTGGGCGTTCCGGCGACGGCGACGGGCGTGATTACGACGCTTCGGGGGTGGGACAGTTCAATTATCACGGCGAGGGGGTGGCCAACATCATCGCGGCGGCGCACGACAATCAGGGCATGGCCGGTATTAATCCGGTGGCCCGCATCCTGGCGGTGCGGGTGGCGGGCGAGGACGGTTTGATCGCTCCGCAAGATCTGATCGACGGCCTGCGCTGGGCGGCGGGGCTGCGGGTATCAGGAGCGCCGAGCAATACCCGTCCGGCCAAAGTCATCAACCTGAGCCTCTATGCCGACTTTATCGCCCTGAGTGGCTGCGACGCCCGCATCCAAAAAGCCGTCGATGAGGTGACGGCAAAAGGCGTGTTGATCGTCGCCGGAGCGGCCAATGACGCGGCCGACGCGGGCGGTTACAGTCCGGCGGGCTGCCGGGGCGTGCTGACAGTGGCCGCCACCAACAGAACCGGGCGGCGGGCCAGCTATTCCAACTACGGCGCGAGCGTAGCCCTCTCGGCTCCGGGCGGCGAGCCGAATGACCCCCTGGTGTTCAGCTCGGTCGCGGGCGAGCAGCGGCGCAACGGCACCAGCTTTGCTGCGCCGCAGGTCGCGGGCGTGGCCAGTTTGGTGATGAGCCTCAATCCCAAGCTGACGCCCGCGCAAATCACCTCGCTGCTGGAACGCACCGCCAAGCCGTTTGCCTTTGGCTGCGACGCCAACCCCGCCAGAACCTGCGGTGCGGGCCTGCTGGACGCGGGCGCGGCTTTGCGGGCCGCTCAGCTGGAGAGCCGTCAGCGCTGAATGTCTGGACTGAGCCTTTAGGCCGAGTATTCGGGCTGGGCGCTCAGGACAACTCCGCACCGACAACACGTTAAGCTGCTGGGCATGAAGCCCAATTCCTTCAACACTTACCTGACGGTGGCCCTCTGCGCGGGGTGGGCCATTTTGCTGATCACCTTTCTGCGAAAAGCCAACTGGCCGCTGGCAGGCCTCAGCGCCGTACTGCTGATCGCCTACGGTGTTCGGTTGTATTTACTGACCAAGCGGCGGGAGTGATTGGGAAGCGCTGTGTTGCTCCTCGACGGGCCGCAGCCAGATTTTGAGCAGTTGAGGCACGCCACCAATCGCCACCCAGACCAACGCGAAATAGCGGATGGCCCGCGCTGGGCCGTCCAGCACAGTGGGGAGCAGGCCCGCCAACGCGCCGAGCGCCAAGTAAACGGCCAGCACGGTCAGTAAACCGATCACCGCCACCCCAATGCGGCCGACCCAACAGCTGGGCGGCAAGTAGCGCGGCGCGGCGAACCAAAATCCGGCCAGTATTCCCAGTCCCCGGCTGTACTCGTCGGGCAAACTGGAGGGCAGCAAACAGGCGACGACCAGTAGTGCCAGCGGCCACCAGAAGGTGTGGGCAAACAGTCCACGGCCTGTCAAACCCGCGCCCGCCAGCCCTGCAAAGATCGCGCCGAGCAGCAAGCCCACCAGCACGTCCGAAGGATAGTGAACGTGGAGGGCGAGGCGCGAGGCGGCGATCAGTGCCACCAGCAGCAAGCACACCGCCCACACCCAGGGCCGCCGAAGCTGCGCCGCGACGCCGCCCCACAGCGCCGCGCTCATCTGGGCGTGACCGCTGGGCAAGCCGGGGCCGCCTGCCGTGGCCTGAGCGGCGGCGCTGGCCACGCTGGGGTCATTGGCAAACGGGCGCGGCAGGTTCAGGCCGTATTTGAGCAGCGAGTTGGTGAGGTAGCTCAGCGCGAAGGCGACGCCCAAAGCGCGGATGCCGCTAGGCCGCACCAGCCAGCCGTAAAGCGCCAGCACCGCGATAAAAATGAGGTCGTTGCCGAGGGCAGTGATCAGTAGCCAAAAGGATTCCAGATTCATTGGAATCTCATGGTAAAGGACGGGGGCAGGGCCTGAGCGTTCACTTTTCCCGGCTGCGCTAAACTGCGGCCATGACCCTCAGCGCCCCCAGCGTGACGACGCCCGTCAAGCACAACTCGCCTTACGCCCTCGAGCTGCGCAACATCACCAAGCGCTTTCCTTTGGTGCTGGCCAACGACAACATCTCTATGGAAGTCAAATGGGGCAGCGTTCACGCGCTGTGCGGCGAAAACGGTGCGGGCAAATCCACCCTGGTCAAGATCGTCTACGGCGCTCAGCCGCCGACCTCCGGCGAGATCGTGGTGGACGGGCAGGTGGTCAACTTGAAAGACCCCAGCGACGCTATCAAACTGGGTATCGGGATGGTGTTTCAGCACTTTATGCTGGTCGAGCCGCTGACCGTCACCGAAAACGTGATTCTGGGCAGTGAACCCACCAAGGGCGGCGCGATCGACTACGCTGGAGCGCGGAAAAAAGTCGCCGAACTGATCAAGCAGTTTAACTTCGGCCTCGACCCTGACGCCAAAATTGAAGACCTGCCGGTGGGGATGCAGCAAAAGGTCGAGATTCTCAAAACGCTGTACCGGGGCGCACGCATTTTGATTCTGGACGAGCCGACGGCGGTGCTGACCCCATCGGAAACCGACGAGCTGTTCGAGTTTCTCAAGGGCCAGTACGCGGCGGCGGGCAACAGCGTGGTGTTCATTTCGCACAAGCTCCACGAGGTACTGCACATCTCCGACGCCATTTCGGTGATCCGCGACGGCAAGATGATCGGCACCATTCCGACCAAGGGAGCCACCACCGAAACGCTGGCCAACATGATGGTGGGCCGCGAAGTGACCCTCAAAGTCGACAAGGAACCGGCCCAGCCCGGCGAAGTGGCGCTGGACGTCAGAGACGTGGTGGTGGTCAACGAGCACAAGAAAAACGTGGTCAACCGGGTCTCGTTCGCGGTGCGGCGCGGCGAAATCGTCGGCATCGCGGGCGTGGAGGGCAACGGCCAGAGTCAGTTGGTGGAAGCCATCACCGGCCTGATCACGCCCCAGAGCGGCAGCATCACCTACGACGGCAAAACCGCGCACGGCGTCAAAGCGGTGGGGCAAGCCGGCGTCTCGCACGTCCCCGAAGACCGCAACGAGCGAGGCTTGGTGCTGGAGATGACCACCGCCGAGAACTTCATTTTGGGTGAGCAGGATCAGGCTCCGTTCGTGGGGCCGTTCGGGCTGCTCAAGCTGGACGTGATCGAGAAAAATGCCCGCGACCTGAGTGAAGCCTACGATGTGCGCCCGCGCTCGACCGCGCTGCAAGCCGGGCGCTATTCCGGCGGAAACGCCCAGAAAATCATCGTGGCCCGCGAAATGAAAAAAAATCCCAAGATTCTGGTCGCCAGTCAGCCGACGCGCGGCGTGGACATCGGGGCGATCGAATTTATTCACGCCCAGATCGTCAAAGCGCGGGATGAGGGACTGGCCGTGCTGCTGATCAGCGCCGACCTGGGCGAAGTGATGAACCTCGCCGACCGCATTCTGGTGATGTACGAGGGCCAAGTGGTCGGTGAGGTACAGGCCGACCAAGCCACCGAAACGCAGCTCGGCTTGATGATGACCGGCAGCACGCTGGCCAACACCACCCCAGCGTCAGCCAGTCACGCGGCGGCCAACACTTCGGCAACGAAGTAAACCGGTAAGCACCCCAGCGCCTTGCCCCGAACCTTGAGCGCCTCAGCGCCGGCTTTGGTGGTCTTCCCACACCTCACGGCAGCGGGAATCCGTTCTCCCGTCGCCACCCTCTAGAATGCCTGCATGACCGCCGAACCCCACACCCGCCCCGCGCCCGACGCTGCCGAGGCGCTCACCGCCGCGCAGCAGCCCCGCGCCACTGCCGAGCAGCTCGGCACGCTGTCTGTTCACCCGGATGTCCGTGTGCGCTCGGCGGTGGCCCGTCACCCCAACACGCCGCCGCACACGCTGGGCCTGCTCTCCGAGCGCTTTCCCGAAGAAGTGCTCAGCAATCCGGCCATGACTTTGTTGCGCCTGGCCCGCCCGCACCTGCTCTCCGAGTTTCCAGATGTGGGCGTGGCGGCGCTGGCCAGCTTGCCCGCCGCACCGGACTGGGTGATCGACGCGGCGCTGCGGCACGAAAGCGTCAGCGCGGTGCTCGCGGTAGCCCGCCGCAAGTCGCTGAGCGCAGGGCGCATTCGGATGCTGGCCGGAAGCGGGCTGTGGCAGGTGCGCGAGGCCGCCGCCGCCCGAGCAGATTTACCCGCAGAACTCCTGAGTCAGCTCGCCAGCGACGACGACTACGACGTCAGGAAAGCGGTGGCGCTGCGAGACGACGTGCCGGAAGGCCTCCTGGCCGGACTCGTTCGCGACGCGCACAGCATGGTCAGGGCGCACGTGGCCCGCCGTTTGGACTTGCCGCTGCCGCTGATGCTGCTGCTGGCCGACGACGACGATTCCGACGTGCTCTCGGTGCTGGCGCGGCGCATCGACTTGCCGCCGCAGGTGCGCCAAACCCTGATGGCCCACGAAACCGAAGGCGTGCGGGAAGCCAGCTTGCAGGCGTGGGCGGTGCCGCAGGCGTGGCTCTCCAGGGCCGAGCAAGACCCCAGCCCCGAAGTCCGCGCCGCGCTGGCCCGCCGGCCCAATCTGAGTCCGGACATGCTGCTGCGCCTCGCCCAGGACGAAGCCGAAACGGTGCGCCGCGCCCTTTTGGAACGCGACGATTTACCGGACGAAGCGGTGGCACTGCTGGCCCGCGCTCCCGAACAAGACATCCGGCTGCATGTGGCGAGCGCCATGAACTTACCCGAGCAGGCCATCGATATCTTGATGACCGACGAGGACGCCGCCGTGAGAACGGTGCTGGCGGTGCGGCCCGATCTTGGCGAAGCGCGACTGCTGCGGCTGACAAAGGATGCCAACGCCGAAGTGCGCCGCGCCACCGCGCTCAGTCCTCAGTCGAGCTTGGCGGTGCTGGCCCGGCTCTGCACCGATGCGAACGCTGGAGTGCGCCGCGCCGCCGCGCTGCACGCCCTGATGAGCGCCGACCAACTCGCTTTGCTGGCCGCCGACTTGGATGCGGGCGTGCGCCTGAACGTGGCTTCCCGCGCCAATTTGCCCGGCGAGTGGCGTGAGCGGCTTAGCCGGGACTCCAACGCGGTGGTCGCCGCCCAAGCCAAAAGCGGAAATCAGGAAGAAGTCCAGCACTTTTTGCAGCCGTAAACCACTCACCGAACAAGCGTGAAGTGCGCCAGAGACGCTTTGTTCAGCGCGGACTTTACAACCCCTCACCTTTAATCCCCCAGCGCTTCTTCGGCCACCGCTCCGGCGGGCGCGGGGTTCTCGGTCAGGTGCGGCAAAGCCACGAAGAATACCGCTCCAGCTCCCAGCTCGCTCTCGGCCCAGACGCGCCCACCATGCCGGGTCACGATGCGCCGAACGTTGGCCAGTCCTATGCCGCTGCCCTCAAATTCGTCAGCGCGGTGCAGGCGCTGGAAGACGCCGAACAACTTATCGGCATAACGCGAGTCGAAGCCCACACCGTTGTCGCGCACTTCCAGCACGGTTTCACTGCCGGTCTGGTTGGCCCGCATGGTAATGGTGGGTGACCCGGACTTGGCACTGTACTTGGCGGCGTTGCCCAGCAAATTGAGCAGCACTTGGCGCAGCAACGACGCGTCGCCGCGCACCTGCGGCAGCTCACCGACGTCCCAAGTGGCCTCGCGGCCCGGCGAACTCAGGCGCAACTCGGCAATCACCTCGGCCACCAAATTACTCAGCGCCACCTCGCCCTGACGCATTTCCTGACGGCCCATCCGCGAAAATTCGAGGAGGTCGTCGATAAGTTGGCCCATCCGTGAGGCCGCGTCACCGATGATACCCATGTAGCGCTGGCCGCGCACGCTGACGGTGCTGCCGGGGTCTTTTTGCAGCAAATCGGCAAACCCGACGATGTGGCGCAGCGGGGTGCGCAGGTCGTGCGAAACGCTGTAGCTGAAGGCCTCTAATTCGCTGTTGGCTTCTTCCAACTCGGCGGTGCGCTGCTTGACCCGCTGCTCAAGCGACACGTTGAGTTCGCGCAGTTCTTCTTGCGCTTCACGCACCCGCCGCGAGAGTTGGGCGCTCTCGAACGCCACGCTCAAGCGGCTGGCGAGTTCTTGGGCAAGTTCGAGGTCGCGGTCACGCACATGTTGCCGGAACCCGAAGGCCAACAGCGGGCTGTCGCCGCCGCCCAGACTTGTCAGGCCCACCCGCTTGCCGCCGAGTGGCAGCAGCAGCAAGCCGGATAAGTTGCTTTCCAGCAGCGCCTCTCCTTCAACAAGCATGGGGTCGGCACTCAGCAGCGCCTGCTCTACGCCGCGCACCACGTCCGGGTGTGAGAGCAGGCGCACCTCGCGCACGTGCCCGCGCACCTGACTGATCGGCGAGGTCAGTTGGCCGCCGTTTCGGCGCACCCACAGCGCCGACATCGAGGTAAAGCGCTCGTTCATGAGGCTTAGAACCGCCCGCAAGCCGGGAACGCCGCTGTCGGGCGTCTGGCCCTCGCCGCCGATCAGGTGTCCGCTGATGGCCGCCACCAAGCGCGAACTCCACTCGGCGTAAACCTGATCGTCGATGTCGGTGCTGGTGCCCACCCATTCGGGCAGTTGGCCCGCCGCACCCTGAATCGCCACGCTGCGGGTCATGAACGTCCGGTAACTGCCGCCCGCGCCGAGCAAGCGGTGCTCGAATTCAAACGGCTGGCGGCGTCCAAGGGCCTGCATCCAGCGGCGGCTGAATTCGTGGCGGTCGTCGGGATGCAGAGCCGCCAGAAAACCGCTCTGGGCGCGTTCGCGGCCCACATAATCGTACCAGCGGCGGTTAAAATAAGTCGGCTGGCCTTCCTCGTCGGTCAGCCAGACCATCTGCGGCATGCCTTCCAGCACGCCCCGGTAGCGCTCCTCGTTGTGAACGGCCCGCCGCTCAGCTTGCAAGCGGTCATGGATGTCGCTGACCGAAAAGACCCACTCGCTGACCCGCCCGACCGCGTCCAAAATCGGCGCACCCACCATCACGAAGTAGCGAAATTCGCCGAGCACGTTGAGGCTCAGCTCGAGTTGCAGCGGCTTCCCGCTGCTGAGCGATTCCTGCCACGCCGCTTCGAGAGCTGGGCGGTCTTGCGGGTGCAGCACGTCGCGCAGCATGGCCTCGCCGAACGTCTGCTGGTACTTGGCGTTGCGGTACTCCACCGCGCCGCCGTTGCCCGTGTTGCCGATCTCGCTGCCGCCACTCTCTCCACGGCCAGTCTCGCTGCTGTCAATCGCACCGCTGCCGATCTCGCCGCCGTCCGTGACCCACAGCGGATACGGCACGGCTTCTAGCACGCCCCGGTAGCGCCGCTCCCCGGCTTTGAGGGCACGCTCGGCGTCGATGCGCCCGGTGATGTCGTGAATGACTTCAAGGTGCCCGATCACCTCACCGCGCTCGCCTTTGACGGCGCTGCGCTGCATCTCGCCGTAAAAAAGCTGCCCACTGCGGCGGCGGTAAGCGGTGGTGACGCGCTCCAAGCTCGGGCTGCGGTCGATGCGCCCGTCGGCGTGGAGCGCGGCGATACTCTGGCCGCGCAGTTCGTGGGGCGCGTAGCCAAACTGCGGCTCCAACGCGTCGTTGGCGTACAGCACCAAATTATTGGTGTCAGTGAACACGGCGGTATCCTGCATGGCCCTGAAGATCGCTTCGAACTCGGCCCGCGCCCGCTCCAGACTTGAGCGCGACAGCGCCAGCGAGCGGCTGACTTCCTCGGCCCGCAGGCGGGCACGCACCTGAGCTTGAAACGACAGGTAAGAGAAGATGCCGACAAGGGTGCCGGCCAGCATCACTATCCAGGGCGCGGCCACCGCCCAGTCGCGCCCGAAGTCGGCAGGCGCGGCGTGCTTGACCGTCCAGACGCGCCCGCCCACTTCGATTTTCGAGGTGTCTTGAAAAACCGCGCCCGGCGACAAGGTGCCGTAGAGCGGCTTTGAACCGTCACTGATCTGCAACTCCAAGTTGAGGTTGGGTGAGCCGCGCCGCTCCAAGTCCAGACTCCCCAGCAAATCGCTCATCCGAACCGGCACGTACACGACGCCGTAGAGCAGCCCACCGCGCTGCACCGGCAGGTAAAAAATCACGGCGGGCTGATCCGGTCGGCCCTGATCGTTGACGAGTTGCAGCGGCGCGGTGACGCTGGGTTGGTTGCTCAGCCGGGCTTGATCGATGGCGGCGCGGCGCACGCTTTCGCTGTACATATCAAAGCCCAACACGGCGCTCCTGATGGTGCTGGACGGCGCAGAAAACGTCACCGGAACCTTCACGCCGCGTACGCCGGGGCCAAGCGGATGAACATTGAAATCTGAAACGCTGCGGCGCTGATCTTGGGTGTAGGTACTCAGCAGCGCGGGCGGCACCCAGCGGCCAAACCCCATGCTCTGTGCGCCGGGGAGGCGCTGGGGCAAATCCAGATCATCGACGTAGCGCCCGAAGGTGGCGCGGTCGATGTCCGCGCCGGTACTCCACAGCGCCCGCGTGGACACCATCACGTTGACGTAACTGTCGAGCCGCCGCATCAAGCTGGCGTCGAAGGTGGCGACCTCGCGCTGAAAGCGGGCCCGCTGCTGATCGCCCACGAAGTAGGCCACCAGCGCCGCCAAAAAAGCCGAGAGCAGCAGCACCGTCAGCAGCAGCGCCAGCGGGGTGATCCGCAGCGACCAGCGCTGTTTGGGAGAGCGGGGCTCAGTGGAAGTGCTCAAGGTGGTGAATCCTCCACGCGGGCCTGAGGCTGGTTTTCAGAGAGCGCGTCTAAAAAGACCTCGATAGCAGGCTGGCAGTTTGTCCAAGCCATGAAAGCCAGCCGTGCTTGCTGCGCCAGCATTCCCAGTCCGTTTTCGGTGCTCAGGCCGGCTGCTCTGGCCTCACGCAACAAGCGGGTTTCAGCGGGCTTGTAGACCATGTCGTAAATCAGGGCCGAAGGCGGCAAACTGCTGAACTCAAAGTCGGGCAGCGGCGTTTCCTGCGGGTTGCCGAGGCCCGCGCTCGAAGCGTTGACGATCAGCTTGACCTCGGCCCAGGGCACGTTTTGGCGCTCACGTGCCTCGCCGCCCAAATCGGCGCACAGCGACTGGGCTTTGCTGAGCGTGCGGTTGATGACGTAGACCCGGCGGCCCTGTGAGCGCAGCGCGTAGACGGCGGCCCGCGCCGCGCCGCCCGCGCCCAACACCACCGCGCTGCCTGCGGCCGTATCCGAGTTACCCGCCTGTGCGGCTGCCAGCGCCGCCAAAAATCCCGGCGCGTCGGTGTTGTCGCCGTGAAGCTGGCCGCCCCGGTTGATGATGGTGTTGACGGCTCCGATGGAGCGGGCCGCCGCGCTCAACGAATCCAAGAAAGGCAAAACCGCTTCTTTGTGGGGCAAAGTCAGGTTTGCACCCAGCACGTCAACTTGGCGCAAGCTGGCAACAGCCGCGCCCAGCTCAGCGGGCCGGACGTGCCGCGCCGCATAGTAGGCCACCAAGCCGCACGCCGCGAACGCCGCGTTGTGCATGGCCGGCGACAAGGTGTGCGACACCGGATCAGCGAACAGGTAGGCCCGCTGCATCGCTTTGTTTTGTGTTTTACGTTCGCCTGCGTCGTTCATTGGGGATCAGTTTACCGGCTCAGTGGGATTGACAGCGCTGGCTTAGGCCAATTGGCGCTTTCCCTGGAGTTTACCTTTTTGTCAGAATTGGGGGATGAACGGCTGACCTGCACACTGGGCATCTTAATGGAGCGCTCTTCACGGCTGCTCCCCCAGCAGCTTACGCCCGCTGATTTGCCTCCAAGACTCTAAAGACACAATGTAGACCAGCGCACGGCTAGCGCAGAGCAGAGCCCCGAAAATAGGAACATCAGAAACGGTTTCCTGTTCCCTCCTCCCCGCCGCGTGTGAGGGGGAATTTTGCCTTATGGAGACTTCCCCAGTTCTGAAACACAGCTTTGCCCACCTCAGCTCTCACAGGAGTTCCCTTGAACGAACAAACGCTGATTACTGCCCAAATTCGCCTCAACTCACCGGAAGAAGCGCTCAACTTGCTCGGCACGGGCGACGTCAATTTGCGCCGGATGCGTGAGCGCACACCTGCACGCTTGACTGCGCGGGGCGACACTGTCACCATCAGCGCTCAGGACGCGGCGCAGGTCGCCTCAGCAGAGCGGATGGTCAAAGACGCGCTCGAACTGGTCAGAGGCGGCCACGAAGTTACGCCCGAAGCGGTCGACCGGATTGCCAATCTCAACGGCGAGGGCCGCAGCCTCGCTGCCGAAACCAGCAGCGCTCCCACTTTGCCCAGAGGCATCAAACCCAAGACGCCGGGCCAAAAGATTTACCTCGAAAAAGTCGAAAGCAGCGATATTACTTTTGGAATCGGCCCCGCCGGAACCGGCAAGACGTATTTGGCGGTGGCGATGGCCGTCAATGCGCTCAAATCCAAGAAAGTCAAGCGGATCATTTTGACACGCCCTGCCGTCGAAGCAGGCGAGAAACTGGGCTTCTTGCCGGGTGATTTGCAGGCCAAAATCGATCCTTATTTGCGCCCACTTTATGACGCGCTCTACGATATGCTTGATCAAGAGAAGTTTGAAGCGTATTTGACCAGCGGCGTGATTGAAGTGGCTCCACTGGCGTTCATGCGCGGCAGAACTTTGAATGACGCCTTCGTGATTTTAGACGAAGCCCAAAACACCACTGGCGAGCAGATGAAGATGTTTCTAACCCGCATGGGCTTTAGCAGCAAAGTGGTGGTCACCGGCGACGTGACCCAGATCGATTTGCCCAGACACGTCACCAGCGGCCTGGCCATTTCTAAACGCATTCTCAGCCAAATCGAGGGTATCGCTTGGCACGAGTTCACGGACGTGGACGTGGTGCGCCACCCCTTGGTGGGCAAAATTATTCGGGCCTACGAGCAAGCCGAAAATGCCGAGCAAGACAAGCGGGCGGCGAGGCGCGGCGACTTGCAGAGCATTCCCGAAAACGACAAGGGCAGCAGCGAAGGTTAACCGCCTCACTCGCCCTCTGCCCCCGCTCCGGCTTCATCGCTGAGGCGGGGGCTTCTTTGGCTCAGCACACCACTTTCTGATCAGCGCCGTCAGCTTGCTTGACCTTTTGCCAACACTTCGGGGAAGCGGGGGGCAATTGAGCCGCGCAGTTTATTTACTGGCCCAAGCAGGCGGCACAATGCCCGAATGTCTGTTTATCCCTTGCCGGTGGTGCGCTCGCTGGCCGTTGGAACACCGCCGCACACCGTCACCCAAGCCGAGAGCCGCGAGGCCGTCAAACAACTTTTTCCGCGCATGAGCCAGCGCCAGACCATGCTGGCGGTTTTCGACAACGCCCAGATCGATACGCGGGCCATTTCGCGCCCGCCGGAGTGGTATTTGCAGCCGCACGGCTTTGCCGAGAAAAATGCCGTGTATGTGGAAGTCACGCTCGAACTCGGTCAGCGGCTGTGCCAAGAAGCGCTTGACCAAGCCGGCCTCCTGCCGCAGGACGTGGACGCCTTCGTGTTCGTGACCAGCACCGGGATCAGCACGCCGAGCTTGGAGAGCGCCCTGATGGAGCGCATGGGCATCAACCGCCACGCCGCGAGGCTGCCGCTGTGGGGTCTGGGCTGTGCGGGCGGCGCGGCTGGACTGGCCCGCGCCGCCGACTTAGTGAGGGCCGGCTACAAGAATG contains:
- a CDS encoding CHASE domain-containing protein yields the protein MSTSTEPRSPKQRWSLRITPLALLLTVLLLSAFLAALVAYFVGDQQRARFQREVATFDASLMRRLDSYVNVMVSTRALWSTGADIDRATFGRYVDDLDLPQRLPGAQSMGFGRWVPPALLSTYTQDQRRSVSDFNVHPLGPGVRGVKVPVTFSAPSSTIRSAVLGFDMYSESVRRAAIDQARLSNQPSVTAPLQLVNDQGRPDQPAVIFYLPVQRGGLLYGVVYVPVRMSDLLGSLDLERRGSPNLNLELQISDGSKPLYGTLSPGAVFQDTSKIEVGGRVWTVKHAAPADFGRDWAVAAPWIVMLAGTLVGIFSYLSFQAQVRARLRAEEVSRSLALSRSSLERARAEFEAIFRAMQDTAVFTDTNNLVLYANDALEPQFGYAPHELRGQSIAALHADGRIDRSPSLERVTTAYRRRSGQLFYGEMQRSAVKGERGEVIGHLEVIHDITGRIDAERALKAGERRYRGVLEAVPYPLWVTDGGEIGSGAIDSSETGRGESGGSEIGNTGNGGAVEYRNAKYQQTFGEAMLRDVLHPQDRPALEAAWQESLSSGKPLQLELSLNVLGEFRYFVMVGAPILDAVGRVSEWVFSVSDIHDRLQAERRAVHNEERYRGVLEGMPQMVWLTDEEGQPTYFNRRWYDYVGRERAQSGFLAALHPDDRHEFSRRWMQALGRRQPFEFEHRLLGAGGSYRTFMTRSVAIQGAAGQLPEWVGTSTDIDDQVYAEWSSRLVAAISGHLIGGEGQTPDSGVPGLRAVLSLMNERFTSMSALWVRRNGGQLTSPISQVRGHVREVRLLSHPDVVRGVEQALLSADPMLVEGEALLESNLSGLLLLPLGGKRVGLTSLGGGDSPLLAFGFRQHVRDRDLELAQELASRLSVAFESAQLSRRVREAQEELRELNVSLEQRVKQRTAELEEANSELEAFSYSVSHDLRTPLRHIVGFADLLQKDPGSTVSVRGQRYMGIIGDAASRMGQLIDDLLEFSRMGRQEMRQGEVALSNLVAEVIAELRLSSPGREATWDVGELPQVRGDASLLRQVLLNLLGNAAKYSAKSGSPTITMRANQTGSETVLEVRDNGVGFDSRYADKLFGVFQRLHRADEFEGSGIGLANVRRIVTRHGGRVWAESELGAGAVFFVALPHLTENPAPAGAVAEEALGD
- the aroE gene encoding shikimate dehydrogenase gives rise to the protein MNDAGERKTQNKAMQRAYLFADPVSHTLSPAMHNAAFAACGLVAYYAARHVRPAELGAAVASLRQVDVLGANLTLPHKEAVLPFLDSLSAAARSIGAVNTIINRGGQLHGDNTDAPGFLAALAAAQAGNSDTAAGSAVVLGAGGAARAAVYALRSQGRRVYVINRTLSKAQSLCADLGGEARERQNVPWAEVKLIVNASSAGLGNPQETPLPDFEFSSLPPSALIYDMVYKPAETRLLREARAAGLSTENGLGMLAQQARLAFMAWTNCQPAIEVFLDALSENQPQARVEDSPP
- a CDS encoding PhoH family protein — protein: MNEQTLITAQIRLNSPEEALNLLGTGDVNLRRMRERTPARLTARGDTVTISAQDAAQVASAERMVKDALELVRGGHEVTPEAVDRIANLNGEGRSLAAETSSAPTLPRGIKPKTPGQKIYLEKVESSDITFGIGPAGTGKTYLAVAMAVNALKSKKVKRIILTRPAVEAGEKLGFLPGDLQAKIDPYLRPLYDALYDMLDQEKFEAYLTSGVIEVAPLAFMRGRTLNDAFVILDEAQNTTGEQMKMFLTRMGFSSKVVVTGDVTQIDLPRHVTSGLAISKRILSQIEGIAWHEFTDVDVVRHPLVGKIIRAYEQAENAEQDKRAARRGDLQSIPENDKGSSEG